The sequence TTGACTAATAAAAATCCAACGCCTTTTGGGCCACAAAATTTATGTGAAGAAGCACTTAAAAGATCTACAGGCAATGCATTCCATTGGAATTTAAATTGAGATAGTATTTGGGTGGCGTCTGTATGGAAAATTATGCCTCTAGTTTTACATTCTCTCCCTATATCCTCTATCGGTTGAATTGAACCTACTTCACTTTGTCCCCATACTATAGAAACAATCTTTGTTGGGTATGAAAGCAAATCATCTAATCTGCTCATTTGAACTTGCCCGTATAAATCTACTGGCCAATATTCGATTTGCCAACCTTCTTTTATTAACATTTTTGCTGCAGATTGAACAGAAGGGTGCTCTACATTAGAGATTACTATTCGTCCTGGTTTGATTTTTTTAGCTGCGCCTTGTATAGCAAGATGAATAGATTCTGTGGCCCCAGAAGTAAAAAATATTTCATTGCATTCTGCTCCTAGTGATTGTCCGATACTTTTTCTACTTCTTTCTAATATTTCCGCTGCTTTTATCCCATAGGAATGAAGACTAGAGGGATTTGCCCAATAATTAATATCTATCTCATTAATCCTTTGTATAACTTCTTTTCTAGGAGGTGATGTAGCACTTCCGTCGAGATAAATATTTTGGTGATATAGATTATTTTTCATTTAAATTATTATTCAGAAAAATCAGAAACTTTAAATTGACCTGAATAAACTAATTGGGATGGTCCTTGCATAAAAACACTAGACTCTGGCTTAGGCCAACTTATTAATAACTGACCCCCTGGAAGGTTAACCTTGCTACTTGATCCACATAATCCCAACATATGTGTTACAACTAAAGTGGCACATGCACCTGTTCCACAGGCAAGTGTAGGTCCACATCCTCTTTCCCAAACATGAACTTCTAAACAATCATTTGATATAATTTTAACAAAGTGTACATTAGTTTTATTTGGGAATGAAGGATCTATTTCTAATACTTTGCCCCAATTATTTAGAGTAATCTCATTAATATCTTCAATATAAATAATCATATGGGGGTTACCCATCCCTACAGCAAAAACATTTAATTCTT comes from Prochlorococcus sp. MIT 1307 and encodes:
- a CDS encoding cysteine desulfurase family protein — encoded protein: MKNNLYHQNIYLDGSATSPPRKEVIQRINEIDINYWANPSSLHSYGIKAAEILERSRKSIGQSLGAECNEIFFTSGATESIHLAIQGAAKKIKPGRIVISNVEHPSVQSAAKMLIKEGWQIEYWPVDLYGQVQMSRLDDLLSYPTKIVSIVWGQSEVGSIQPIEDIGRECKTRGIIFHTDATQILSQFKFQWNALPVDLLSASSHKFCGPKGVGFLLVKADTYKSFTPLYGGGGQENGLRSGTQPVSLIAGMALAIELLNSPLIDNDSPLNCLGEYKKVEEYTFRLRNRLKNFDNLEFTGHPKLRLANHISMLVGNKNNEPLSGRTIVRELSKNGIYASSETACKSGIISYSETLKAMGIPLDWCKSGLRFSLGPWLSDGDIESVPDILQECITSLN